In Pseudomonadota bacterium, a single window of DNA contains:
- the tuf gene encoding elongation factor Tu (EF-Tu; promotes GTP-dependent binding of aminoacyl-tRNA to the A-site of ribosomes during protein biosynthesis; when the tRNA anticodon matches the mRNA codon, GTP hydrolysis results; the inactive EF-Tu-GDP leaves the ribosome and release of GDP is promoted by elongation factor Ts; many prokaryotes have two copies of the gene encoding EF-Tu) translates to MAKAKFERTKPHVNIGTIGHVDHGKTTLTAAITKVLALKGQSH, encoded by the coding sequence ATGGCAAAGGCGAAATTTGAACGAACCAAGCCCCATGTAAATATCGGCACGATTGGTCATGTAGACCACGGCAAAACCACTCTGACTGCAGCCATTACCAAGGTTCTGGCTCTCAAGGGACAGTCGCAT